The following proteins are co-located in the Vibrio azureus genome:
- a CDS encoding TrkH family potassium uptake protein: protein MQFRSIIRIVGLLLALFSVTMLAPALVALIYRDGAGVPFMVTFFVLLLCGGACWFPNRRHKHELKARDGFLIVVLFWTVLGSAGAMPFLIADNPGVSITDAFFESFSALTTTGATVIVGLDELPKAILFYRQLLQWFGGMGIIVLAVAILPVLGIGGMQLYRAEIPGPVKDTKMTPRIAETAKALWYIYLSLTIACAVAFWLAGMTPFDAISHSFSTIAIGGFSTHDASMGYFNSYAINMITVVFLLISACNYSLHFAAFASGGVHPKYYWKDPEFRAFIFIQVVLFLVCFLLLLKHHSYDSTYDAFDQALFQTVSISTTAGFTTTGFADWPLFLPVLLLFSSFIGGCAGSTGGGMKVVRILLLTLQGARELKRLVHPRAVYIIKVGGSALSQRVVDAVWGFFSAYALVFVVCMLVLIATGMDELSAFSAVTATLNNLGPGLGEVSLHFAEVNDTAKWVLIISMLFGRLEIFTLLILLTPTFWRS from the coding sequence ATGCAATTTCGTTCAATTATTCGAATCGTCGGGCTATTACTCGCACTTTTTAGTGTCACTATGCTTGCCCCAGCTTTAGTCGCTCTGATCTATCGAGATGGAGCGGGCGTGCCTTTTATGGTCACTTTCTTTGTTTTGCTTTTATGCGGAGGTGCGTGTTGGTTTCCTAATCGCCGCCACAAACATGAGTTAAAAGCTCGCGACGGCTTTCTTATTGTTGTGCTTTTTTGGACAGTCTTGGGTAGTGCCGGGGCGATGCCTTTTTTGATCGCTGATAATCCGGGCGTTTCTATCACAGATGCTTTCTTCGAATCTTTTTCAGCTCTGACAACGACGGGGGCGACTGTTATTGTTGGATTAGATGAGCTACCCAAAGCGATTTTGTTCTACCGCCAGTTATTACAATGGTTTGGTGGGATGGGAATCATCGTCTTGGCGGTGGCTATTCTTCCTGTGCTTGGTATCGGTGGGATGCAGCTATATAGAGCAGAAATCCCAGGTCCTGTAAAAGACACCAAAATGACGCCACGAATTGCGGAAACAGCTAAAGCGCTTTGGTATATCTATTTAAGTTTGACTATTGCGTGTGCTGTTGCGTTCTGGTTAGCGGGTATGACTCCTTTCGATGCGATCAGTCACAGCTTCTCAACGATTGCGATTGGTGGCTTTTCTACGCATGATGCCAGCATGGGATATTTTAATAGTTACGCGATTAATATGATTACGGTCGTTTTCTTGTTGATCTCAGCATGTAATTATTCATTGCATTTTGCTGCGTTTGCTTCTGGTGGCGTGCATCCCAAATATTACTGGAAAGACCCAGAGTTCCGAGCATTTATCTTTATTCAAGTGGTGCTATTTTTGGTTTGTTTCCTGCTATTACTCAAACATCACTCCTATGACTCTACCTATGATGCGTTTGATCAGGCTTTATTTCAGACGGTATCGATTTCTACTACCGCAGGTTTCACCACCACAGGTTTTGCCGATTGGCCATTATTTTTACCTGTTTTATTGTTGTTTTCTTCATTTATTGGAGGGTGTGCTGGTTCCACTGGTGGTGGAATGAAAGTGGTCCGAATTTTACTTTTAACCCTTCAAGGGGCTCGAGAGCTAAAGCGCCTTGTCCATCCTCGAGCAGTCTACATCATTAAAGTCGGTGGCAGCGCGCTCTCGCAACGAGTGGTTGACGCGGTGTGGGGATTTTTCTCTGCATACGCACTGGTATTCGTGGTATGTATGTTGGTCTTGATAGCAACGGGTATGGATGAGCTTAGTGCCTTCTCTGCTGTAACGGCAACATTGAATAACTTAGGGCCAGGGTTAGGGGAGGTATCATT
- the fadB gene encoding fatty acid oxidation complex subunit alpha FadB, which yields MIYQAETLQVKEIQAGIAELCFCSPKSVNKLDLATLESLDKALDALTSHQGLKGLMLTSDKDAFIVGADITEFLGLFAKTDSELDQWLQFANSIFNKLEDLPVPTVSVLKGHTLGGGCECVLATDLRIGDRTTSIGLPETKLGIMPGFGGCVRLPRLIGADSAMEIITQGKACRADEALKLGLIDAVVETDALYDSALATLTAAINEQLDWQQRRKQKTSPLQLSKLEAMMSFTTAKGLVAQKAGPHYPAPITAVKTIEQGACCARNEALDIERQHFIKLAKSEEAKSLVGLFLNDQYIKGLAKKAARSANKDTQRAAVLGAGIMGGGIAYQSALKGVPVLMKDIAQASLNLGMNEASKLLNKRLSRGRIDGFKMAGILASITPSLHYAGIEESDVIVEAVVENPKVKAAVLSEVETHVGDDTVITSNTSTIPINLLAKSLKRPENFCGMHFFNPVHRMPLVEIIRGQDTSDETINRVVAYAAQMGKSPIVVNDCPGFFVNRVLFPYFGGFSMLLRDGADFTQIDKVMERQFGWPMGPAYLLDVVGIDTAHHAQAVMAQGFPERMGKQDRDAIDALFEANKYGQKNGSGFYSYTIDKKGKPKKTFSEEILPVLADVCSDKQVFDDQTIIQRMMIPMINEVVLCLQEGIIATPQEADMALVYGLGFPPFRGGVFRYLDSVGIAEFVAMAKQYSELGAMYQVPQMLIDMAEKGESFYGAQQQGSI from the coding sequence ATGATTTACCAAGCCGAAACCCTTCAGGTAAAGGAAATACAAGCTGGCATTGCAGAACTGTGCTTCTGCTCTCCAAAATCTGTTAATAAGCTTGACCTCGCTACCCTAGAGTCGCTGGATAAAGCTTTAGATGCCCTAACGTCCCACCAAGGACTAAAAGGATTAATGCTGACCTCTGATAAAGACGCCTTTATCGTGGGTGCCGACATCACTGAATTTTTGGGCCTGTTCGCTAAAACAGATTCAGAGCTCGATCAGTGGCTGCAATTTGCCAATAGCATTTTCAATAAACTGGAAGATTTACCCGTCCCTACTGTTTCCGTCCTTAAAGGCCACACCCTTGGTGGAGGCTGTGAGTGTGTACTCGCCACCGACCTTCGTATCGGAGACCGCACCACCAGCATCGGCTTACCCGAAACCAAGTTAGGCATCATGCCTGGGTTTGGAGGTTGTGTGCGCCTGCCTCGACTGATTGGTGCAGATAGTGCGATGGAGATCATCACGCAAGGCAAAGCATGTCGTGCAGATGAAGCCTTAAAGCTTGGTTTGATCGATGCGGTTGTAGAAACAGATGCGCTCTACGATTCTGCCTTGGCAACACTCACTGCTGCCATTAACGAGCAGTTAGATTGGCAACAGCGACGCAAACAAAAAACATCGCCTCTGCAATTGAGTAAGCTAGAAGCGATGATGAGCTTCACTACTGCAAAAGGCTTGGTAGCACAAAAAGCAGGCCCGCACTATCCAGCACCAATAACAGCGGTGAAAACCATAGAACAAGGGGCATGTTGTGCAAGAAATGAAGCGCTTGATATTGAACGCCAACATTTTATTAAACTGGCAAAATCTGAAGAGGCGAAATCTTTAGTTGGTTTATTTCTTAATGACCAATACATTAAAGGCCTTGCCAAAAAAGCGGCTAGATCTGCAAATAAAGATACCCAGCGTGCCGCCGTACTTGGAGCAGGTATTATGGGCGGCGGTATTGCTTACCAATCCGCGCTCAAAGGCGTCCCTGTCTTGATGAAAGATATCGCTCAAGCCTCGCTTAACTTGGGCATGAACGAAGCATCTAAACTACTGAACAAACGTCTATCTCGTGGCCGCATTGATGGCTTTAAAATGGCTGGAATTTTAGCATCTATCACCCCAAGCCTCCATTACGCGGGTATTGAAGAGTCGGACGTGATTGTTGAAGCCGTGGTTGAAAACCCGAAAGTAAAAGCGGCAGTTTTGAGTGAAGTAGAAACCCATGTTGGCGACGATACGGTTATCACCTCAAACACCTCAACTATTCCAATTAACCTATTGGCGAAATCACTCAAACGCCCAGAGAATTTCTGTGGTATGCACTTCTTTAACCCTGTACATCGCATGCCACTGGTCGAAATCATACGAGGGCAAGATACCTCTGACGAAACCATTAATCGCGTTGTCGCGTATGCAGCCCAAATGGGTAAATCACCAATTGTGGTTAATGACTGCCCAGGCTTCTTCGTCAATCGCGTATTGTTCCCATATTTCGGTGGCTTCAGTATGCTACTGCGTGATGGCGCAGATTTCACTCAAATCGATAAAGTCATGGAACGTCAATTTGGCTGGCCAATGGGACCGGCTTATTTACTGGATGTTGTTGGCATTGATACCGCTCACCACGCACAAGCCGTGATGGCGCAAGGTTTTCCTGAGCGTATGGGTAAACAAGACCGTGACGCGATCGATGCCCTGTTCGAAGCCAATAAATATGGTCAGAAGAATGGCAGTGGCTTCTACAGCTACACCATTGATAAAAAAGGTAAACCAAAGAAAACCTTCTCTGAAGAGATCTTGCCAGTACTCGCTGACGTTTGTTCTGATAAACAGGTCTTTGACGATCAAACCATCATACAACGTATGATGATTCCAATGATCAATGAGGTCGTACTGTGTCTGCAAGAAGGTATTATCGCAACCCCTCAAGAAGCGGACATGGCGCTCGTTTATGGCCTAGGTTTCCCTCCATTCCGAGGCGGCGTTTTCCGCTACCTAGATAGTGTGGGCATTGCTGAGTTTGTTGCTATGGCAAAACAATACTCAGAGCTCGGTGCGATGTACCAAGTACCACAGATGCTGATTGATATGGCGGAGAAAGGCGAAAGCTTTTACGGCGCACAACAGCAAGGTTCTATCTAA
- a CDS encoding YigZ family protein has translation MNEQPYLIPAESIQFEEEIKKSTFITYLAHTPSIDAAKAFIEQVKSRHADARHNCWAFVAGRPEDSMKWGFSDDGEPSGTAGKPILAQLSGSGVGELTAVVTRYYGGIRLGTGGLVKAYGGGVQQALKQLQTIEKKITIKIRVELDYGFMPIAQSLMSQFGAVEIDAKYSGSVVLIVEIERRELTAFTQAIINKSAAKAIVTPLKG, from the coding sequence ATGAATGAACAGCCTTATCTAATTCCAGCCGAATCGATTCAGTTTGAAGAAGAAATAAAAAAGAGCACCTTTATTACTTATTTAGCCCATACCCCTAGCATTGATGCTGCAAAAGCGTTTATTGAACAGGTCAAATCCCGGCATGCTGATGCTCGACATAATTGCTGGGCATTCGTAGCAGGAAGGCCAGAAGACTCAATGAAATGGGGATTTAGTGATGATGGTGAGCCTTCTGGTACCGCAGGAAAGCCTATCTTAGCGCAGTTATCTGGCTCGGGTGTTGGCGAGCTCACCGCGGTTGTGACTCGCTACTATGGTGGTATTCGGCTTGGTACGGGAGGGTTGGTTAAAGCTTATGGTGGCGGGGTGCAACAAGCACTCAAACAGCTTCAAACAATTGAGAAAAAAATAACCATAAAAATTAGAGTCGAGTTAGACTATGGGTTTATGCCTATCGCACAGTCACTCATGTCTCAATTTGGTGCGGTTGAAATTGATGCCAAATACAGTGGTTCGGTTGTGCTCATTGTTGAGATCGAACGGCGTGAATTGACCGCCTTCACTCAAGCTATCATCAATAAAAGTGCTGCAAAGGCCATTGTGACACCATTAAAAGGTTAA